In Hemicordylus capensis ecotype Gifberg chromosome 3, rHemCap1.1.pri, whole genome shotgun sequence, one DNA window encodes the following:
- the PAOX gene encoding peroxisomal N(1)-acetyl-spermine/spermidine oxidase, with amino-acid sequence MEPPGARGNPALPARPRVLIVGAGVAGLGAAQRLLRGSRCFADLCLLEASGRVGGRIRSGRLGNKVVEIGAHWIHGPSPKNPVFQLASEYGLLDEDAMAEENQQVEVGGHPILPSVCYSSRGQLLSSDIVDSVGALFSTLLENAHKFQHVAEVPVPSVGEYLKKAIIQEMKEWPDDEETKQLKLAILNMHFKLECCVSGTHSMDLVALEPFAEYTMLPGLDCTFPNGYEGLTNCMMASLPKGAVLFNKPVKTVHWGGSYLEETPTGRYFPVQVECENGEKFFADHVIITVPLGFLKEQETFFSPPLPSQKTAAIQQLGFGTNNKIYLEFEQPFWEPDCQILEVVWEDESPLAEPPVDLQATWFQKIPGFIVLHPPERYGYILCGFIAGKESEFMETLTDAEVLSALTQAFRRVTGNPKLGPPKNILRSKWHSEPYTKGSYSYVSVDSSGDDIDALAQPLPEEASNSKPPQVLFAGEATHRTFYSTTHGALLSGWREANRLICLYDIFESSNYTPKL; translated from the exons atggagccaccgggAGCAAGAGGGAACCCGGCGCTCCCAGCTCGGCCACGGGTGCTGATCGTGGGCGCTGGCGTGGCGGGGCTGGGCGCGGCGCAGCGGTTGCTCCGCGGCTCCCGGTGCTTCGCCGACCTGTGCCTCCTGGAGGCCTCGGGGCGAGTTGGCGGCCGTATCCGTTCCGGAAGACTCG GAAATAAGGTGGTTGAGATAGGTGCACACTGGATCCATGGGCCCTCCCCGAAGAATCCTGTCTTCCAGCTTGCATCCGAGTATGGACTACTGGATGAAGATGCTATGGCTGAGGAGAACCAGCAGGTGGAAGTGGGGGGCCATCCTATACTGCCATCAGTCTGTTACTCCAGCCGGGGCCAATTGCTGAGTTCAGACATAGTGGACTCCGTGGGGGCCCTCTTTTCTACTCTCTTGGAAAATGCACACAAGTTCCAGCATGTGGCTGAAGTGCCTGTACCCAGTGTGGGCGAGTACTTGAAAAAGGCAATTATTCAAGAGATGAAGGAATGGCCAGACGATGAGGAGACAAAGCAACTGAAGCTGGCTATCCTCAATATGCACTTCAAGCTGGAGTGCTGTGTGAGTGGGACCCATAGCATGGACCTGGTGGCACTGGAGCCCTTTGCAGAGTATACCATGCTTCCTGGTCTGGACTGCACATTTCCCAA TGGCTATGAAGGCCTCACAAACTGTATGATGGCATCTTTGCCCAAAGGGGCTGTGCTGTTTAATAAGCCAGTGAAGACAGTTCATTGGGGTGGCTCCTATTTGGAAGAGACTCCCACAGGCCGGTACTTTCCAGTGCAAGTGGAATGCGAAAATGGCGAGAAGTTCTTTGCTGATCATGTCATCATCACAGTCCCTCTAG GTTTCCTCAAAGAACAAGAGACCTTTTTTTCCCCTCCACTTCCATCTCAGAAGACGGCAGCAATACAGCAGCTGGGGTTTGGGACAAACAATAAAATCTACTTGGAATTTGAGCAACCATTCTGGGAGCCGGACTGTCAAATTCTTGAGGTTGTGTGGGAGGATGAATCGCCTCTGGCTGAGCCACCTGTTGACTTGCAAGCTACCTGGTTCCAAAAGATTCCTGGCTTCATTGTTCTTCACCCACCAGAGAG GTATGGGTACATCCTCTGTGGCTTCATTGCTGGGAAAGAATCTGAATTCATGGAAACCCTCACAGATGCTGAGGTTCTCTCAGCTTTAACACAAGCATTTCGTAGAGTGACAG GAAATCCAAAACTTGGTCCTCCAAAGAATATTCTGAGATCCAAATGGCACAGCGAACCCTACACCAAAGGCTCCTACAGTTACGTGAGTGTTGACAGCAGCGGAGATGACATTGATGCACTTGCTCAGCCCCTTCCCGAGGAGGCATCTAATTCCAAG CCACCACAGGTTCTTTTTGCAGGAGAAGCCACACATCGCACATTCTATTCTACCACTCATGGGGCATTGTTGTCTGGCTGGAGAGAAGCAAATCGTCTCATCTGCCTCTATGATATATTTGAATCCTCAAACTACACCCCTAAGTTGTGA
- the MTG1 gene encoding mitochondrial ribosome-associated GTPase 1 isoform X1: MRLTSVLRGAVVGLRERFDFGGRDVARWFPGHMAKGLKDMKTRLRVVDCLLEVHDARIPFSGRNPLLKEALSIRPHLLVLNKMDLADLTHKSRILEQLERQGLKHVLFTDCLKDENIKEILPLVTKLISNSERYQRAENVESCLMVIGVPNVGKSSVINSMRRLHLRKGKASRVGGTPGITKAVLTKIQVCERPLMFLLDTPGVLSPQIGSVETGLKLALCGTIRDHLVGEEIIADYLLYTLNHQQQFSYVERYGLTSPCDDVESVLKSIALYLGKTNRIRVRTGTGDVTVRAPNYNAAACDFIYSFRKGHLGKVMLDQA, translated from the exons ATGCGGCTCACGTCTGTCTTGCGGGGCGCCGTCGTGGGCCTGAGGGAGCGGTTCGATTTTGGCGGTCGGGACGTGGCCCGCTGGTTCCCCGGGCACATGGCCAAAG GGCTGAAGGACATGAAGACCCGCCTGCGCGTTGTGGACTGCTTGCTGGAGGTGCATGATGCCCG CATCCCATTCTCAGGCCGGAACCCCTTGCTGAAGGAAGCCCTGAGTATCCGTCCACATTTGCTGGTGTTAAACAAAATGGACCTGGCAGACCTAACCCACAAATCG CGAATTCTGGAACAGTTGGAACGGCAAGGTCTCAAACACGTCCTCTTCACAGATTGCCTGAAAGATGAAAATATCAAGGAG ATTCTTCCTCTTGTCACAAAATTGATCAGCAATAGTGAGCGCTATCAGAGGGCTGAG AATGTGGAAAGTTGCCTAATGGTTATTGGTGTGCCAAATGTGGGGAAATCATCCGTCATCAATTCAATGAGAAGGCTGCACCTCAGGAAAG GGAAAGCTTCCAGGGTTGGTGGGACACCAGGTATTACCAAAGCTGTCCTCACCAAAATCCAG GTGTGTGAGCGACCCCTCATGTTCTTGTTGGATACCCCTGGGGTGCTGTCTCCCCAAATTGGGTCTGTAGAGACTGGCCTGAAGTTAGCACTGTGTG GAACAATCCGCGATCACCTGGTTGGTGAAGAGATCATTGCTGATTATCTGCTTTACACACTGAACCATCAGCAACAATTCAG TTATGTAGAACGGTATGGGCTGACCAGCCCTTGTGATGACGTGGAGAGTGTACTCAAGAGCATAGCACTGTACCTCGGCAAGACCAACCGAATCAGGGTGCGGACTGGCACAG GAGATGTGACTGTGAGAGCACCCAATTACAATGCAGCAGCGTGTGATTTTATCTACTCTTTCCGCAAGGGACATTTGGGGAAGGTAATGCTTGACCAGGCTTAG
- the MTG1 gene encoding mitochondrial ribosome-associated GTPase 1 isoform X3, whose protein sequence is MRLTSVLRGAVVGLRERFDFGGRDVARWFPGHMAKGLKDMKTRLRVVDCLLEVHDARIPFSGRNPLLKEALSIRPHLLVLNKMDLADLTHKSRILEQLERQGLKHVLFTDCLKDENIKEILPLVTKLISNSERYQRAENVESCLMVIGVPNVGKSSVINSMRRLHLRKGTIRDHLVGEEIIADYLLYTLNHQQQFSYVERYGLTSPCDDVESVLKSIALYLGKTNRIRVRTGTGDVTVRAPNYNAAACDFIYSFRKGHLGKVMLDQA, encoded by the exons ATGCGGCTCACGTCTGTCTTGCGGGGCGCCGTCGTGGGCCTGAGGGAGCGGTTCGATTTTGGCGGTCGGGACGTGGCCCGCTGGTTCCCCGGGCACATGGCCAAAG GGCTGAAGGACATGAAGACCCGCCTGCGCGTTGTGGACTGCTTGCTGGAGGTGCATGATGCCCG CATCCCATTCTCAGGCCGGAACCCCTTGCTGAAGGAAGCCCTGAGTATCCGTCCACATTTGCTGGTGTTAAACAAAATGGACCTGGCAGACCTAACCCACAAATCG CGAATTCTGGAACAGTTGGAACGGCAAGGTCTCAAACACGTCCTCTTCACAGATTGCCTGAAAGATGAAAATATCAAGGAG ATTCTTCCTCTTGTCACAAAATTGATCAGCAATAGTGAGCGCTATCAGAGGGCTGAG AATGTGGAAAGTTGCCTAATGGTTATTGGTGTGCCAAATGTGGGGAAATCATCCGTCATCAATTCAATGAGAAGGCTGCACCTCAGGAAAG GAACAATCCGCGATCACCTGGTTGGTGAAGAGATCATTGCTGATTATCTGCTTTACACACTGAACCATCAGCAACAATTCAG TTATGTAGAACGGTATGGGCTGACCAGCCCTTGTGATGACGTGGAGAGTGTACTCAAGAGCATAGCACTGTACCTCGGCAAGACCAACCGAATCAGGGTGCGGACTGGCACAG GAGATGTGACTGTGAGAGCACCCAATTACAATGCAGCAGCGTGTGATTTTATCTACTCTTTCCGCAAGGGACATTTGGGGAAGGTAATGCTTGACCAGGCTTAG
- the MTG1 gene encoding mitochondrial ribosome-associated GTPase 1 isoform X2 — protein sequence MKTRLRVVDCLLEVHDARIPFSGRNPLLKEALSIRPHLLVLNKMDLADLTHKSRILEQLERQGLKHVLFTDCLKDENIKEILPLVTKLISNSERYQRAENVESCLMVIGVPNVGKSSVINSMRRLHLRKGKASRVGGTPGITKAVLTKIQVCERPLMFLLDTPGVLSPQIGSVETGLKLALCGTIRDHLVGEEIIADYLLYTLNHQQQFSYVERYGLTSPCDDVESVLKSIALYLGKTNRIRVRTGTGDVTVRAPNYNAAACDFIYSFRKGHLGKVMLDQA from the exons ATGAAGACCCGCCTGCGCGTTGTGGACTGCTTGCTGGAGGTGCATGATGCCCG CATCCCATTCTCAGGCCGGAACCCCTTGCTGAAGGAAGCCCTGAGTATCCGTCCACATTTGCTGGTGTTAAACAAAATGGACCTGGCAGACCTAACCCACAAATCG CGAATTCTGGAACAGTTGGAACGGCAAGGTCTCAAACACGTCCTCTTCACAGATTGCCTGAAAGATGAAAATATCAAGGAG ATTCTTCCTCTTGTCACAAAATTGATCAGCAATAGTGAGCGCTATCAGAGGGCTGAG AATGTGGAAAGTTGCCTAATGGTTATTGGTGTGCCAAATGTGGGGAAATCATCCGTCATCAATTCAATGAGAAGGCTGCACCTCAGGAAAG GGAAAGCTTCCAGGGTTGGTGGGACACCAGGTATTACCAAAGCTGTCCTCACCAAAATCCAG GTGTGTGAGCGACCCCTCATGTTCTTGTTGGATACCCCTGGGGTGCTGTCTCCCCAAATTGGGTCTGTAGAGACTGGCCTGAAGTTAGCACTGTGTG GAACAATCCGCGATCACCTGGTTGGTGAAGAGATCATTGCTGATTATCTGCTTTACACACTGAACCATCAGCAACAATTCAG TTATGTAGAACGGTATGGGCTGACCAGCCCTTGTGATGACGTGGAGAGTGTACTCAAGAGCATAGCACTGTACCTCGGCAAGACCAACCGAATCAGGGTGCGGACTGGCACAG GAGATGTGACTGTGAGAGCACCCAATTACAATGCAGCAGCGTGTGATTTTATCTACTCTTTCCGCAAGGGACATTTGGGGAAGGTAATGCTTGACCAGGCTTAG
- the MTG1 gene encoding mitochondrial ribosome-associated GTPase 1 isoform X4, protein MHIPFSGRNPLLKEALSIRPHLLVLNKMDLADLTHKSRILEQLERQGLKHVLFTDCLKDENIKEILPLVTKLISNSERYQRAENVESCLMVIGVPNVGKSSVINSMRRLHLRKGKASRVGGTPGITKAVLTKIQVCERPLMFLLDTPGVLSPQIGSVETGLKLALCGTIRDHLVGEEIIADYLLYTLNHQQQFSYVERYGLTSPCDDVESVLKSIALYLGKTNRIRVRTGTGDVTVRAPNYNAAACDFIYSFRKGHLGKVMLDQA, encoded by the exons ATGCACATCCCATTCTCAGGCCGGAACCCCTTGCTGAAGGAAGCCCTGAGTATCCGTCCACATTTGCTGGTGTTAAACAAAATGGACCTGGCAGACCTAACCCACAAATCG CGAATTCTGGAACAGTTGGAACGGCAAGGTCTCAAACACGTCCTCTTCACAGATTGCCTGAAAGATGAAAATATCAAGGAG ATTCTTCCTCTTGTCACAAAATTGATCAGCAATAGTGAGCGCTATCAGAGGGCTGAG AATGTGGAAAGTTGCCTAATGGTTATTGGTGTGCCAAATGTGGGGAAATCATCCGTCATCAATTCAATGAGAAGGCTGCACCTCAGGAAAG GGAAAGCTTCCAGGGTTGGTGGGACACCAGGTATTACCAAAGCTGTCCTCACCAAAATCCAG GTGTGTGAGCGACCCCTCATGTTCTTGTTGGATACCCCTGGGGTGCTGTCTCCCCAAATTGGGTCTGTAGAGACTGGCCTGAAGTTAGCACTGTGTG GAACAATCCGCGATCACCTGGTTGGTGAAGAGATCATTGCTGATTATCTGCTTTACACACTGAACCATCAGCAACAATTCAG TTATGTAGAACGGTATGGGCTGACCAGCCCTTGTGATGACGTGGAGAGTGTACTCAAGAGCATAGCACTGTACCTCGGCAAGACCAACCGAATCAGGGTGCGGACTGGCACAG GAGATGTGACTGTGAGAGCACCCAATTACAATGCAGCAGCGTGTGATTTTATCTACTCTTTCCGCAAGGGACATTTGGGGAAGGTAATGCTTGACCAGGCTTAG